Below is a window of Flavobacterium sp. CFS9 DNA.
AAATTGAAAGAGTTCGATCCAATCTATGAAAAAATCAAAGCCAATCAGAAGCCAAGCCACGTATTGAGATACATTGGTGAATTGTCCGGAGATTTGCAAAACGACAAAGGAATTTTGGAAGTAAAGTTAGTTTCAGTGCCTTCAGACACCGCTTTGGGCGGATTAAAAGGATCCGATTCTTTCTTTGAAATTTATACAGAGTCTTACGGAGACCGTCCAATCGTAATCCAGGGAGCCGGTGCAGGTTCTGCGGTAACAGCGAGAGGAGTATTTGGTGATATTTTGAGATTGTCAGATAAAGGGTAAACGATTTAAGATTTTAGAATTCAGATTGCAGATTTTAGATTGAGAAGAATAAAAAAAAGAAAAATAACATGAAAGTAACTTTGAACAGAGTAAATGACGCGTTTCATTTTAAACTTAAAAACGAACGTGGTCATGTAGTGGATGTTGACAGCAGAGCCGAATTTGGCGGAAGCGATTTAGGCGCAAGTCCTATGGAATTAGTATTGATGGGGGTTGCGGGATGCAGTGCCATTGATATGATTTCGATCTTAAAAAAGCAACGTCAGGAAATCACTTCATTTAATGCTGAGGTAGAAGGAGAGCGTGTACAAGTTGGCGAAGCAAAACCTTTTAAAGAAATCAATGTGATTTTTTATTTAGAAGGCGATATTATCCCTGAAAAAGCACAACGCGCAGCCCAGCTTTCTTTTGAGAAATATTGCTCGGTTTCAAAAACAATAGAGCCTACAGCTACTATAAAATACAAAGTGGTCCTGAACAACGAAGAATTGAAATAATTAGATAATGAGTCAATTTGAGAATTAGATAATTTTCAAAAAGGATATTAATTAATAACGCTATACCGTTTAAATTTTAAGTTTTTGTTTTAAACGACCCTGAAAACTTGAAACTTGAAACAAGAAAAACAAAAAAAATGAACACAGAAGAATTTGGTTTTGAAACACAAGCCATTAGAACACAGTTAGAAAGAAGCCAGTATCTAGAGCATTCGGTGCCATTATACTTATCATCAAGTTTTGTATTTGAAGATGCTGAAGACATGAGAGCTTCTTTTACAGAAGAAAAAGAAAGAAACATTTACAGCCGTTTCAGCAATCCGAATACCACAGAGTTTGTGGACAAAATTTGTAAAATGGAAGGCGCAGAGGCGGGTTATGCTTTTGCAACCGGAATGGCAGCGGTATATTCTACTTTTGCAGCATTATTAAATTCAGGAGATCATATTGTGTCTGCGAGCAGTGTTTTTGGTTCGACACACGCTTTGTTTATGACTTATTTTCCAAAATGGAATATCGAAACCTCTTATTTTGATATTAGCAAGCCGGAAACCATTGAAGAGTTCATTAAACCAAATACAAAAATTTTATACGCAGAGTCACCTACAAATCCGGGTGTTGATGTGATCGATTTACAATTGTTAGGTGATCTTGCTAAAAAACACAACCTGATTTTAATTATCGATAACTGTTTTGCGACGCCTTACCTTCAGCAGCCTATAAAATTTGGAGCGCATCTGGTAGTGCATTCAGCGACCAAATTGATTGACGGTCAGGGAAGAGTTTTAGGCGGAGTTACGGTTGGAAGCGAAGATTTAATCAGACAGATTTACTTATTTTCAAGAAATACAGGACCGGCTTTGTCTCCGTTTAATGCATGGGTTTTGTCGAAAAGCTTAGAGACACTGGCTGTTCGCGTGGAGAAACACTGTGAAAATGCTTTAAAAGTAGCAGAGTTTTTAGAGGCACATCCAAATGTGAATAGTATAAAATATCCGTTTTTGAAGTCACATCCACAATATGAGATTGCCAAAAAGCAAATGAGATTGGGAGGAAATATTATAGCTTTTGAAATTAAAGGCGGCATTGAAGCCGGAAGAAAATTTTTAGATAAAATAAAACTCTGTTCGCTATCGGCCAATATTGGCGATACAAGATCGATTGTGACGCATCCTGCCTCAACCACACACAGTAAGTTGTCGGAAGAAGATCAATTGGCAGTTGGAATTACACAAGGTCTTGTGCGTGTTTCAGTAGGTTTAGAAACGGTAGAAGATGTGATTGCTGATTTGAAGCAGGCGCTTAGCTAAATTTTAGATTGATGATTTTAGATATTAGATTTTTGAAAACTGATATCTAAAATCGTATCTTTTATAAATGATGACTAAACTAAGACTAATAATTTTATCAGATCTGTTTGGAGATAGAAATTCAA
It encodes the following:
- a CDS encoding PLP-dependent aspartate aminotransferase family protein, producing the protein MNTEEFGFETQAIRTQLERSQYLEHSVPLYLSSSFVFEDAEDMRASFTEEKERNIYSRFSNPNTTEFVDKICKMEGAEAGYAFATGMAAVYSTFAALLNSGDHIVSASSVFGSTHALFMTYFPKWNIETSYFDISKPETIEEFIKPNTKILYAESPTNPGVDVIDLQLLGDLAKKHNLILIIDNCFATPYLQQPIKFGAHLVVHSATKLIDGQGRVLGGVTVGSEDLIRQIYLFSRNTGPALSPFNAWVLSKSLETLAVRVEKHCENALKVAEFLEAHPNVNSIKYPFLKSHPQYEIAKKQMRLGGNIIAFEIKGGIEAGRKFLDKIKLCSLSANIGDTRSIVTHPASTTHSKLSEEDQLAVGITQGLVRVSVGLETVEDVIADLKQALS
- a CDS encoding OsmC family protein; this translates as MKVTLNRVNDAFHFKLKNERGHVVDVDSRAEFGGSDLGASPMELVLMGVAGCSAIDMISILKKQRQEITSFNAEVEGERVQVGEAKPFKEINVIFYLEGDIIPEKAQRAAQLSFEKYCSVSKTIEPTATIKYKVVLNNEELK